A genomic segment from Thermostichus lividus PCC 6715 encodes:
- a CDS encoding CoB--CoM heterodisulfide reductase iron-sulfur subunit B family protein — translation MTTLRYAYYPGCVAQGACRELDLATRAIAPRLDIELIELKQAACCGSGTFKENSWLLEDTVNARNIALAEALELPLLTHCSTCQGVIGHVDERLKEFQRDRPDYVNSINQLLEAEGCHPYRGTTEVKHLLWAIIGDVGLEQLRLRVTRPLTNLRCAAFYGCYLLRAQRTLPFDHPTHPSSLENVFDALGATAVEYSGRTQCCGWPISSYATPAAFRMAAQRLQGAIAAGADCIVTPCPLCHLNLDSRQPEIEHLIGEKLNLPILHLPQLIGLALGLAPHLLGLSKHVVSVEPVLAKLA, via the coding sequence ATGACCACTCTTCGCTATGCCTATTATCCGGGCTGTGTGGCTCAAGGGGCTTGCCGCGAGTTAGATCTTGCCACCCGGGCGATCGCCCCCCGCTTAGATATAGAACTCATTGAACTGAAACAGGCAGCGTGTTGTGGCTCAGGCACCTTTAAGGAAAATTCATGGTTGTTAGAAGACACGGTGAATGCCCGCAATATTGCCCTTGCTGAAGCGTTGGAATTGCCATTATTAACCCATTGCAGTACCTGCCAAGGAGTCATTGGGCATGTGGATGAACGCCTAAAAGAGTTCCAGCGCGATCGCCCCGACTATGTAAATAGCATCAACCAACTGTTAGAGGCAGAAGGTTGCCATCCCTACCGTGGCACCACTGAAGTCAAACATTTGCTGTGGGCAATCATTGGTGATGTGGGGTTAGAGCAATTGCGCTTACGGGTCACTCGTCCCCTAACCAACCTACGCTGTGCTGCTTTTTATGGCTGCTATTTGCTTCGCGCCCAGCGCACCCTTCCCTTCGATCATCCGACTCACCCCAGTTCCCTAGAGAATGTCTTTGATGCCCTTGGGGCAACTGCCGTTGAGTATTCAGGGCGTACCCAATGTTGTGGCTGGCCAATCTCTAGCTATGCAACTCCCGCCGCCTTTCGGATGGCAGCACAACGCCTCCAAGGGGCGATCGCCGCTGGGGCAGATTGCATTGTTACCCCCTGCCCCCTATGCCACCTGAACTTAGATTCCCGGCAGCCAGAAATTGAACACCTCATTGGCGAAAAACTAAACTTGCCAATTTTACATCTACCCCAATTAATTGGCTTAGCCTTGGGGTTGGCTCCTCACCTCTTAGGTTTATCAAAACACGTCGTTTCGGTAGAACCAGTCCTAGCAAAGCTGGCGTAG
- a CDS encoding RelA/SpoT family protein: protein MNAFAPSIPTDIDLPEWLVTCLRQPSSENDEDLVCRAFQFAYDLHQGQQRASGEPYIAHPVAVASILRDLGGGSALIAAGFLHDVIEDTAITAEELEAEFGTEVRRLVEGVTKLSKFNFSSKTERQAESFRRMFLAMAQDIRVIVVKLADRLHNMRTLEYLPEQRRRPIAQETRDVFAPLANRLGIWRIKWELEDLAFKYLEPEAYRQIQELVAEKRADREAQLQAAISQLQDRLNDMGFGYLEISGRPKHLYSIYQKMKRQQKEFHEIYDVAGIRILVATKDECYRALAVVHDCFLSVPGRFKDYISLPKPNQYQSLHTVVIGLGGRPLEVQIRTLEMHHVSEYGIAAHWKYKEAGNSLPQQWSGRDQKFTWLRQLLDWQNDLKDAQEYLDSIRDDLFDREVYVFTPQGDVLALQQGATPLDFAYHIHTDVGNHCAGARVNGRMVTLDTPLRNGDIVEIITQKNAHPSLDWLNFVCTTAARNRIRQWYKRSRRDENLQRGRELLEKELGKSGLDSLLKSPQMQQVAERSNYQTVDDLVAALGYGEITLNLVVNRLRAATLARPDVAPPELPPETAPINRVPASTKPSDSPILGVEGLVYHIAGCCAPVPDEPIIGVVTLGSRGISIHRQGCSNLEAIAGDRLIPVSWNTKTAQHRPQTYPVDVQIEVIDRVGILKDILTRLTDNHINVRKANVRTDPGRTAIIDLCIDIVNAKQLDNILAQIKKITDVLNIRRRQQTDITSP, encoded by the coding sequence ATGAACGCCTTTGCTCCTAGCATCCCGACTGATATTGACCTTCCCGAGTGGTTAGTAACATGCCTGCGGCAGCCCAGTAGCGAAAATGATGAGGACTTGGTATGCCGCGCCTTTCAGTTTGCTTACGATCTCCATCAAGGACAGCAACGTGCCTCAGGGGAACCCTACATTGCCCATCCCGTTGCAGTGGCTAGTATTCTGCGGGACTTGGGGGGTGGCTCAGCGCTGATTGCCGCAGGCTTCTTACACGATGTGATTGAAGATACTGCCATTACTGCCGAAGAGCTAGAAGCAGAATTTGGCACCGAAGTCCGGCGGTTAGTAGAAGGGGTAACGAAACTCTCGAAATTTAACTTTTCCAGCAAAACTGAGCGTCAAGCGGAAAGTTTCCGGCGGATGTTCTTGGCGATGGCTCAAGATATCCGTGTCATTGTGGTCAAATTGGCGGATCGGCTGCACAATATGCGGACACTGGAGTATTTACCAGAGCAGCGTCGTCGCCCCATTGCCCAAGAAACCCGCGATGTGTTTGCCCCCCTTGCCAACCGTTTAGGGATTTGGCGCATTAAATGGGAGCTTGAAGATCTGGCCTTTAAGTATCTTGAACCAGAGGCCTACCGTCAGATACAGGAGTTAGTAGCTGAAAAACGCGCCGATCGCGAGGCGCAGTTACAGGCGGCCATTAGCCAGCTTCAAGACCGTCTCAATGACATGGGGTTTGGCTATCTCGAGATTAGTGGTCGTCCCAAGCATCTTTACAGCATCTATCAAAAGATGAAGCGCCAGCAAAAAGAATTCCACGAAATCTACGACGTGGCAGGAATTCGCATCCTAGTGGCCACGAAGGACGAGTGCTATCGTGCCCTAGCAGTGGTTCACGACTGCTTCTTATCGGTACCTGGTCGCTTCAAAGACTATATCAGCTTACCCAAGCCCAACCAGTACCAGTCGCTGCATACGGTGGTGATAGGTCTGGGAGGCCGCCCTCTGGAGGTGCAAATTCGCACGCTAGAAATGCACCATGTCTCGGAGTATGGGATTGCTGCCCATTGGAAGTACAAAGAAGCGGGTAACTCGCTGCCGCAACAGTGGAGTGGCCGAGATCAAAAATTCACGTGGTTACGTCAACTCCTTGACTGGCAAAATGACCTCAAAGATGCCCAAGAGTACCTTGATAGCATCCGTGATGATCTATTTGATCGCGAAGTTTATGTATTTACGCCCCAAGGGGACGTCTTAGCCTTGCAGCAAGGAGCAACTCCCCTTGATTTTGCTTACCACATTCACACCGATGTGGGGAATCATTGTGCGGGTGCTCGGGTCAATGGCCGTATGGTTACCCTCGATACCCCTCTGCGTAATGGCGACATTGTGGAAATTATTACCCAGAAAAATGCCCACCCTAGTTTGGATTGGCTGAATTTTGTCTGTACCACCGCAGCGCGAAACCGTATTCGCCAGTGGTATAAGCGATCGCGGCGGGATGAAAATCTGCAACGCGGGCGGGAACTCCTTGAAAAGGAATTGGGTAAATCAGGTCTAGATAGTCTGCTGAAGTCACCGCAAATGCAGCAGGTGGCTGAGCGCAGTAACTATCAAACTGTTGATGATCTCGTGGCGGCCTTGGGCTATGGTGAAATTACCCTCAATTTAGTGGTAAATCGTCTCCGTGCGGCCACGTTGGCGCGTCCCGATGTGGCTCCGCCCGAATTACCGCCAGAGACTGCACCAATTAATCGGGTACCTGCCTCTACAAAACCCAGTGACTCGCCGATTTTAGGAGTTGAGGGGCTAGTGTATCACATTGCAGGCTGTTGTGCCCCAGTGCCCGATGAACCGATTATTGGTGTCGTGACCCTTGGCAGTCGCGGGATTTCTATTCATCGGCAGGGCTGTAGTAACCTTGAGGCGATCGCGGGCGATCGCCTCATTCCTGTGAGTTGGAATACCAAAACGGCGCAGCACCGACCGCAAACCTATCCGGTTGATGTTCAAATTGAAGTCATTGACCGTGTGGGTATTCTCAAAGATATTTTGACCCGTTTAACCGATAATCACATCAATGTCCGGAAGGCCAATGTCCGCACCGATCCGGGGCGAACGGCCATCATTGATCTGTGTATTGATATTGTGAATGCGAAACAACTGGATAATATACTGGCTCAAATTAAAAAAATTACGGATGTGCTAAATATACGTCGCCGTCAGCAGACAGACATTACGTCCCCTTAG
- a CDS encoding putative PEP-binding protein, with protein MPLLTLETLQRCPAELLAPALACLQRVQQSWPPPHPVWVVPATLWHEVHPALVPLWEQASEQWQATAPNHTTLKALATEMSQRIPPLDVGELPVVFEACHHYWQQQGGDRHLVITSYLWLDHHDLPWGIGSASVLTNPSMPVAHHTIEVAYRQVVQARNLYTYWQQGWNVSNLRVAVLIYPLATVMASGWWCSATGGTGVAYEGVHLPHHGHLPGNAGVLPTDWQTLVAQCPITVQPYLWLWHQAYNRVWVGQCLAEPYSPEQPPAPLQRSIVGEGIPAAPGQAIAPALVITDPCAPSAVVGRILVTKTIPPHWLPLVSAAAGIICEQGGLTSHGAILARELSRPAVVGVPNATQTIASGTLLFLDGNSGAVYQLPPQPLRAEVTATTQPQQPPARGDRLPLQILVNVSQVSALRGLRSLPCDGIGLVRSELMLLSFLDGRHPCHWLQQGDADELRDRWVHHLTQLMRAIAPRPVFYRTLDLRAEDYRHLLGGASFESESHPAFGLRGVSRYPHFAELFDLELEVLAIAHRLEDTPLRVILPFVRSVSEVAYCQAALARHHLTQAQGIELWVMAEVPAILFLMSDLAALGISGITIGTNDLTQLLLGVDRERVLHEFSEDHPAVKGAIAQLIQQAKALKLRCSLCGEALIHHRDWLPWLVELGLDSISVSPEAVLQVWAQLTR; from the coding sequence GTGCCCCTTCTGACACTGGAAACGCTCCAACGGTGTCCAGCCGAACTGCTTGCTCCTGCGCTAGCGTGCTTGCAGCGGGTACAGCAGTCGTGGCCGCCGCCGCATCCGGTGTGGGTGGTTCCCGCAACCCTATGGCACGAGGTACACCCCGCACTGGTGCCCCTATGGGAGCAAGCGAGTGAGCAGTGGCAGGCGACAGCGCCGAACCATACCACGCTGAAAGCCCTAGCCACAGAGATGAGCCAGCGCATCCCGCCCCTCGATGTGGGTGAGTTACCCGTAGTGTTTGAGGCGTGCCACCACTATTGGCAGCAGCAGGGGGGCGATCGCCATCTTGTAATAACTAGCTATCTGTGGCTAGACCACCACGACTTACCGTGGGGGATAGGCAGTGCCAGCGTGCTGACAAACCCCAGTATGCCCGTGGCTCACCATACCATCGAAGTGGCCTATCGCCAAGTGGTGCAGGCCAGAAACCTCTATACCTACTGGCAGCAAGGGTGGAACGTTAGCAATTTACGGGTGGCCGTATTAATCTATCCCCTAGCGACGGTGATGGCGTCGGGATGGTGGTGCAGCGCAACTGGCGGGACAGGGGTTGCCTATGAGGGGGTGCACTTACCGCACCACGGGCATCTACCGGGCAATGCTGGTGTATTGCCCACAGACTGGCAGACCTTGGTAGCGCAGTGCCCCATTACCGTGCAACCCTATCTGTGGCTCTGGCATCAGGCCTACAACCGTGTTTGGGTTGGTCAATGTTTGGCAGAACCCTATTCCCCTGAGCAACCGCCAGCCCCCCTTCAGCGAAGCATTGTGGGGGAAGGTATTCCCGCTGCCCCCGGCCAAGCCATTGCCCCTGCTTTGGTGATCACCGACCCCTGTGCCCCCAGTGCGGTTGTCGGGCGCATTTTGGTGACCAAAACTATTCCTCCCCATTGGCTGCCATTGGTGAGTGCGGCGGCGGGTATTATTTGCGAACAGGGAGGGCTAACCAGTCATGGAGCCATCTTAGCGCGGGAGTTGAGCCGCCCGGCAGTGGTGGGTGTCCCTAATGCCACGCAAACGATTGCATCGGGAACACTGCTGTTCCTTGATGGGAATAGTGGAGCCGTCTATCAGCTTCCGCCGCAACCCCTGCGGGCAGAGGTGACCGCTACAACCCAGCCCCAGCAGCCCCCCGCCCGAGGCGATCGCCTTCCCCTACAGATTTTGGTGAATGTGAGCCAAGTGAGTGCGCTGCGGGGACTGCGGAGTCTGCCCTGCGATGGCATTGGCCTAGTGCGCTCAGAGTTAATGCTGTTGAGTTTTCTGGATGGTCGTCATCCGTGTCACTGGTTGCAACAGGGGGACGCAGACGAATTACGCGATCGCTGGGTGCATCACCTAACCCAGTTAATGCGGGCGATCGCCCCGCGCCCAGTGTTTTACCGCACCTTAGACCTGCGTGCGGAAGACTATCGGCACCTGTTGGGGGGAGCCAGCTTTGAGTCAGAAAGCCATCCTGCCTTTGGCTTACGGGGGGTGAGTCGCTACCCCCACTTTGCCGAGTTATTCGATCTGGAACTGGAGGTGCTCGCCATTGCCCACCGCCTTGAGGACACGCCCCTACGGGTGATCTTACCCTTTGTTCGCAGTGTTAGCGAAGTGGCCTACTGTCAGGCTGCCTTGGCTCGTCACCACCTCACCCAAGCGCAGGGAATTGAATTGTGGGTGATGGCAGAGGTGCCCGCCATTTTATTTTTAATGAGCGACCTTGCGGCTTTGGGGATTAGCGGTATTACCATTGGCACCAATGACCTAACCCAACTGCTGCTGGGGGTTGATCGCGAGCGAGTCCTCCACGAGTTCAGTGAAGACCACCCTGCCGTCAAAGGGGCGATCGCCCAACTGATCCAGCAGGCAAAAGCACTGAAGTTGCGGTGCAGTTTGTGCGGTGAAGCCCTCATCCACCATAGAGACTGGTTACCATGGCTAGTAGAGCTAGGGCTAGATAGCATTTCCGTGAGTCCAGAGGCCGTGCTACAGGTGTGGGCACAGTTGACGAGGTAG
- a CDS encoding magnesium chelatase subunit H, whose amino-acid sequence MFTHVKSTIRHIAPAALKGRSLLRVVYVVLEAQYQSALSAAVRSINDNHPHVAIEISGYLLEELRNSENYAAFCEDVARANVFIASLIFIEDLADKVVAAVQPYRDRLDVAVVFPSLPQVMRLNKMGSFSLAQIGQSKSVIANFMKKRKEKSGAGFQDAMLKLLRTLPQVLKYLPIDKAQDARNFMLSFQYWLGGSPENLQNFLLMLGDRYVFKGQLDSSHTLNYQEPVTYPDTGIWHPLAPQMFEDLKEYLNWFNSRGDIGNDLKDPLVPTIGLLLQRTHLVTGDDAHYVAIVQEFESQGARVIPVFSGGLDFSTPLEKFFYDPLQPEKPIVDTVVSLTGFALVGGPAKQDHGKAVAALKKLNRPYMVALPLVFQTTEEWEDSDLGLHPIQVALQIALPELDGAIEPIILSGRDGVTGKAIALQDRVEMIVQRALKWVNLRRKPKVNKKIAITIFSFPPDKGNVGTAAYLDVFGSIYKVMEALKNNGYDLPELPENAEALMQEVLHDARAQVGSPELNIAYRMSVAEYERLTPYAKRLEENWGKPPGHLNSDGQNLLIYGKAYGNVFIGVQPTFGYEGDPMRLLFSRSASPHHGFAAYYTFLNHIWKADAVLHFGTHGSLEFMPGKQMGMSGECYPDNLIGSIPNLYYYAANNPSEATIAKRRSYANTISYLTPPAENAGLYKGLRELSDLIGSYQSLKDSGRGVQIVNTIMDKCRLVNLDQDVALPDQDAANLTAEERDTLVGKVYIKLMEIESRLLPCGLHVIGQPPSTEEAVATLVNIASLDRPEEEIKSLPRLIAESLGRDIDDIYRGSDRGVLADVELLQQINQATRAAVTALVQAQADADGRVSKVSKLNFFNMGRKAPWIESLHGSGYPHIDVGSLKPLMEYLEFCLQQIVADNELGALLQALEGEYILPGPGGDPIRNPDVLPTGKNIHALDPQAIPTAAAIQSAKVVVDRLLARQKAENNGQWPESIAMVLWGTDNIKTYGESLAQVLWLVGARPLPDSLGRVNKVELIPLEELGRPRIDVVVNCSGVFRDLFINQMALIDRAVKMAAEADEPTELNFIRKHALQQAAELGLDLRQAATRVFTNASGSYAANVNLAVENSSWEQESELQEMYLSRKSFAFSADSPGAMVQARDLFETALKTVDVTFQNLDSAEISLTDVSHYFDSDPTKLVGSLRGDGKQPKSYIADTTTANAQVRTLSETVRLDSRTKLLNPKWYEGMLSHGYEGVREISKRLVNTMGWSATAGAVDNWVYEEANATFILDAEMRQRLLNTNPHSFRKMVSTFLELNGRGYWDTSEANLELLRQLYQEVEDKIEGVE is encoded by the coding sequence ATGTTCACCCACGTCAAGTCCACGATTCGGCATATCGCACCAGCGGCGCTAAAGGGGCGATCGCTCTTGCGAGTGGTGTATGTGGTACTTGAAGCGCAGTATCAAAGTGCCCTTTCGGCAGCCGTGCGCAGCATTAACGACAATCATCCCCACGTTGCCATTGAAATTAGTGGTTATCTCCTCGAAGAACTGCGGAATTCCGAGAACTACGCGGCTTTTTGTGAAGATGTGGCGCGGGCGAATGTATTTATTGCGTCATTGATTTTTATTGAGGATCTAGCTGACAAGGTGGTGGCAGCGGTTCAGCCCTACCGCGATCGCCTCGATGTGGCCGTGGTGTTTCCCTCCCTGCCACAGGTAATGCGCCTCAACAAAATGGGCAGCTTTTCCTTAGCGCAGATCGGCCAATCCAAGAGCGTGATTGCCAACTTCATGAAAAAGCGCAAAGAGAAGTCCGGAGCAGGCTTCCAAGATGCCATGCTCAAGCTATTGCGCACCCTGCCACAGGTACTAAAGTATTTGCCCATCGACAAAGCCCAAGATGCGCGCAACTTCATGCTCAGCTTCCAGTACTGGCTGGGAGGCTCCCCCGAAAACCTACAAAACTTCCTCCTGATGCTGGGCGATCGCTACGTCTTCAAAGGACAGTTAGACAGCAGTCATACCCTCAACTATCAAGAACCGGTCACCTATCCGGATACAGGCATTTGGCATCCCCTTGCCCCTCAGATGTTTGAAGATCTGAAGGAATACCTGAACTGGTTCAACAGCCGTGGCGACATTGGCAACGACCTCAAGGATCCCTTGGTGCCCACCATTGGCCTACTGCTGCAGCGCACCCACCTTGTCACCGGCGATGATGCCCACTACGTCGCCATTGTCCAAGAATTTGAGTCCCAAGGAGCACGGGTGATCCCCGTCTTCTCCGGTGGACTGGATTTTTCCACCCCCCTCGAGAAATTCTTCTACGACCCCCTACAGCCAGAGAAGCCCATTGTCGATACGGTGGTCTCCCTGACGGGGTTTGCCCTTGTCGGTGGCCCTGCCAAGCAGGATCATGGCAAAGCCGTTGCCGCCCTGAAAAAACTCAATCGCCCCTACATGGTAGCGCTGCCCTTGGTCTTTCAAACCACAGAGGAGTGGGAAGATAGCGATCTGGGGTTGCATCCTATCCAAGTGGCCTTGCAAATTGCCCTACCGGAACTGGATGGTGCCATTGAACCGATTATCCTCTCTGGCCGCGATGGCGTGACGGGCAAGGCGATCGCCCTACAGGATCGGGTAGAAATGATTGTCCAGCGTGCCCTGAAGTGGGTTAACCTACGCCGCAAACCCAAAGTCAATAAAAAAATAGCGATCACCATTTTTAGCTTCCCACCAGATAAGGGGAATGTTGGTACAGCTGCCTACCTCGATGTCTTTGGCTCCATCTACAAGGTTATGGAAGCCCTGAAAAATAACGGCTACGACCTACCGGAGCTACCTGAAAATGCCGAAGCCCTCATGCAGGAGGTGCTTCACGATGCCCGCGCCCAAGTGGGCAGCCCCGAACTCAATATTGCCTACCGCATGAGTGTAGCGGAATACGAGCGGCTCACCCCCTACGCCAAACGCCTAGAAGAGAACTGGGGTAAACCCCCTGGGCATCTCAACAGCGATGGCCAAAACCTCTTGATCTATGGCAAAGCCTACGGCAACGTTTTCATTGGGGTGCAGCCCACCTTTGGCTACGAAGGGGATCCCATGCGGCTACTCTTTTCGCGCTCCGCCAGTCCCCACCATGGCTTTGCAGCCTACTACACATTCTTAAACCACATCTGGAAAGCAGATGCGGTGCTGCACTTTGGCACCCACGGCTCCCTTGAATTCATGCCCGGCAAACAGATGGGGATGTCGGGCGAGTGCTATCCCGATAACTTAATTGGCAGTATTCCCAACCTCTACTACTACGCCGCCAATAACCCATCAGAGGCCACCATTGCCAAGCGACGCAGCTACGCCAACACCATTAGCTATTTAACGCCTCCCGCCGAAAATGCTGGTTTGTATAAAGGGTTGCGGGAACTCAGCGATCTCATTGGCTCTTACCAAAGCCTCAAAGATAGCGGGCGCGGGGTACAAATCGTGAATACGATCATGGATAAATGCCGCTTGGTCAATTTAGATCAGGATGTGGCGCTACCGGATCAGGATGCAGCCAACCTCACTGCCGAAGAGCGCGATACCCTCGTTGGCAAGGTCTATATCAAGTTAATGGAGATTGAAAGTCGGCTGCTGCCCTGTGGTCTGCACGTCATTGGTCAGCCACCGAGCACCGAAGAGGCCGTGGCTACCTTAGTCAATATTGCCAGCTTGGATCGCCCTGAAGAGGAAATCAAGAGCCTCCCGCGTCTGATTGCCGAAAGCTTGGGGCGCGATATTGATGACATTTATCGCGGGAGCGATCGCGGTGTTCTCGCCGATGTGGAACTATTGCAGCAGATTAACCAAGCCACCCGGGCAGCCGTCACCGCACTGGTACAAGCCCAAGCCGATGCCGATGGCCGCGTGTCGAAAGTCTCGAAGCTGAACTTCTTTAATATGGGGCGCAAAGCGCCGTGGATTGAAAGCCTCCATGGATCGGGCTATCCCCACATCGATGTAGGCTCCCTTAAACCCCTGATGGAATACCTCGAGTTCTGTTTGCAGCAAATTGTTGCGGACAATGAACTGGGGGCACTCCTACAAGCCCTCGAAGGGGAATACATTCTCCCCGGGCCTGGCGGCGATCCCATTCGCAATCCCGATGTGTTGCCCACCGGCAAAAATATCCATGCCCTTGACCCTCAAGCCATTCCCACCGCTGCCGCCATTCAATCTGCCAAAGTGGTGGTGGATCGCCTCTTGGCACGGCAAAAAGCCGAGAACAACGGCCAATGGCCCGAAAGCATTGCCATGGTGCTGTGGGGAACGGACAACATTAAAACCTACGGTGAATCCCTCGCGCAGGTGCTGTGGTTAGTGGGGGCACGGCCTTTGCCAGATTCCTTGGGCCGCGTCAATAAAGTGGAGCTAATTCCCCTAGAGGAGCTGGGTCGTCCCCGGATTGATGTTGTCGTGAACTGCTCTGGGGTATTTCGGGATCTGTTCATTAACCAGATGGCGCTCATTGACCGTGCCGTGAAGATGGCAGCAGAAGCCGATGAGCCAACGGAACTGAATTTTATCCGCAAACATGCCCTGCAACAGGCTGCAGAATTGGGGCTTGACCTGCGCCAAGCTGCCACCCGGGTGTTCACCAATGCCTCTGGTTCCTATGCTGCTAACGTGAATCTTGCGGTTGAAAATAGTTCTTGGGAGCAAGAATCGGAGCTACAGGAGATGTATCTGTCGCGCAAGTCCTTTGCGTTTTCTGCAGATTCACCGGGAGCGATGGTTCAGGCGCGAGACCTGTTTGAGACTGCCCTCAAAACCGTTGATGTCACCTTCCAGAACTTGGACTCTGCCGAAATTAGCCTGACGGATGTGAGCCACTATTTTGACTCAGACCCCACCAAACTGGTCGGCTCACTGCGAGGGGACGGCAAGCAGCCTAAGTCCTACATTGCCGATACAACAACAGCTAATGCCCAAGTGCGTACCCTTTCGGAAACTGTGCGTTTAGACAGCCGCACTAAACTCTTGAACCCGAAATGGTACGAGGGAATGCTCTCCCATGGTTACGAGGGGGTACGAGAAATCTCGAAGCGGCTGGTCAATACGATGGGCTGGTCGGCCACGGCGGGGGCGGTGGATAACTGGGTTTACGAAGAGGCCAATGCCACCTTTATCCTTGATGCTGAGATGCGGCAGCGGTTGTTGAATACGAACCCCCACTCTTTCCGCAAGATGGTGAGTACGTTCCTTGAACTGAATGGTCGTGGCTACTGGGATACCAGTGAAGCGAATCTGGAGTTACTGCGCCAGCTTTACCAAGAGGTAGAGGACAAGATCGAAGGGGTGGAGTAG
- a CDS encoding carbon dioxide-concentrating mechanism protein CcmK yields the protein MSQQAVGMIQVMGYPAALAVADTLVKAANVQLVSCEGIGSGYWTLVIRGAVAEVNAAVQAVRSHSQPPILSHQIIAQPQSNLEQVLPIRSPHAPLDDFLL from the coding sequence ATGAGCCAACAAGCCGTAGGAATGATTCAGGTCATGGGATACCCAGCAGCACTTGCGGTTGCTGACACCTTGGTGAAAGCAGCTAATGTACAACTGGTGAGTTGTGAAGGGATTGGAAGTGGCTACTGGACGCTGGTGATTCGTGGCGCAGTTGCGGAGGTCAATGCAGCAGTTCAGGCGGTGCGATCGCACTCGCAGCCACCGATTCTGTCTCACCAAATTATTGCGCAGCCCCAATCCAACCTAGAGCAAGTGCTGCCCATTCGCTCTCCCCACGCTCCCCTTGACGATTTTCTTCTGTAG
- the bioB gene encoding biotin synthase BioB, with protein sequence MTAAVPLTDRWQAMADLALAGDLLSRDQARAVLRAPDTELLAQLAAAYRVRHYYWGNRVRLHYLLNAQSGLCPEDCHYCSQSKISTAEIEKYPLLSQEKILAAAERAAALKAGTFCMVISGRSPSEKVFEQVLAAVKAVKERYDLKICACLGLLSATQTQQLAAAGVDRVNHNLNTSPNYHSEICTTHTFGDRAQTLNHIKAAGITTCSGGILGMGESDEDVIDLALALRQMEVTSVPVNFLIPIAGTPFAAHDHLTPRQCLRILTLFRFLLPHQEIRIAGGREVHLRSLQPLGLYAANSIFVGDYLTTAGQAPHQDWQMIADAGFVLEDAEGRAIAP encoded by the coding sequence ATGACTGCAGCCGTACCCCTCACCGATCGTTGGCAAGCCATGGCAGATCTTGCCCTTGCGGGTGACCTTCTCAGCCGTGATCAAGCCCGCGCCGTTCTGCGTGCCCCTGATACGGAGCTACTGGCGCAATTGGCAGCGGCCTATCGGGTGCGGCATTACTATTGGGGCAACCGGGTGCGGCTTCACTACCTGCTGAATGCCCAGAGTGGCCTGTGTCCCGAAGATTGCCACTACTGCTCCCAATCTAAAATCTCCACCGCTGAGATTGAAAAGTATCCTCTGCTCTCCCAAGAAAAGATTTTGGCGGCGGCTGAGCGGGCGGCGGCACTGAAGGCGGGCACCTTTTGCATGGTCATTTCGGGGCGATCGCCCAGCGAAAAAGTCTTTGAGCAGGTACTTGCGGCAGTAAAAGCGGTAAAGGAACGCTACGATCTCAAAATTTGCGCCTGTTTAGGCTTACTCTCGGCAACCCAAACCCAGCAGTTAGCCGCAGCGGGGGTGGACCGGGTGAACCATAACCTGAACACCTCACCGAACTACCACAGCGAGATTTGTACCACCCATACCTTTGGCGATCGCGCCCAGACCCTCAACCATATTAAGGCAGCGGGGATTACCACCTGCTCCGGCGGCATCCTCGGTATGGGGGAATCCGATGAGGATGTGATAGATTTAGCCCTTGCTCTGCGGCAGATGGAGGTTACCAGTGTGCCGGTGAATTTCTTAATCCCCATTGCCGGTACCCCCTTTGCGGCACACGATCATCTCACGCCGCGTCAATGTTTACGAATTCTTACACTTTTTCGCTTTTTGTTGCCTCACCAAGAGATTCGCATTGCCGGGGGTCGCGAGGTGCACCTACGCTCCCTACAGCCCCTTGGCCTGTATGCCGCTAACTCCATCTTTGTGGGGGACTATTTAACAACGGCGGGGCAGGCACCCCATCAAGACTGGCAGATGATTGCCGATGCTGGCTTTGTCCTAGAAGATGCTGAAGGCCGCGCGATCGCCCCTTAA
- a CDS encoding DUF2949 domain-containing protein: protein MWYLIDIMKKPRWTQLIDFLQREMALPTSAINFGLKQCDEKVNLLPVVLWQYGLVSLEQLDRIFEWMEASHS from the coding sequence ATGTGGTACTTAATAGACATTATGAAAAAGCCACGTTGGACACAGCTTATTGATTTTCTGCAGCGGGAGATGGCACTGCCCACCTCTGCCATTAACTTTGGCCTCAAGCAGTGCGATGAGAAAGTCAACCTGTTGCCAGTGGTACTGTGGCAGTATGGCCTAGTCAGCCTTGAGCAGTTGGATCGCATTTTCGAGTGGATGGAGGCTAGCCACAGCTAG